Sequence from the Crassostrea angulata isolate pt1a10 chromosome 9, ASM2561291v2, whole genome shotgun sequence genome:
AGCATAAGAACATTCATGAGAGATGAAGCCAAGTCTCTAAAAACGTTGGTGGAAGAAGTGACATCGGATAACATAGAACAAGTCAACAAAATGGAAGGGTCAATATGGAAGATGCTTCATAGTCAACACAAAACATATCATGATTACATCTGTTATCTTGAAGACCTTGTCAAAAAATTCCATGGATACCTGTCCTCTACTCAATTACAAAATAACCCCATTATTTTTCCACTTACTGAACACTTAACAATCCAGTCCATACCAGATACTGCCACACCAATCCCTCCAGTATTTACTGCTGGTCGATACAGCAAGGAGGATGTCGTCAAACTACTGGGTAGAATAACTGTTCCTCAGACTAAACCAgagaaaacaaatttgaaagcTATGGAAATTGCTTCTACACACATAAAACCTACAGGGAAACAGATGAGAGAGGGTAGAGAAAACTCTGACGTGAAACAGACACTGTCTTTGTCTTCCTCTGTCACCAAGGTCAGGGAGTATGGCGAACCAGGTGTTGACAGAATACAGCATATAACACTAGGTAAATCAAGCTCACTCTGGGTCAGTGATTATTGTAGTAACATTGTCCAAACAGATCAAAAGGGTAATCAGCTACAGAGGATACACACTAAGGATGTTAGATATGTAGGGAACCTAACAATCACACAGGACGGGGATCTTATCTATACAGACAAACACAACAAAGTCATCAACAGGATAACACTGAATAATACAATCACCGAATTCATTAAAACGGGAGACTGGACGCCACTCAGCATTCACTCCTCCCGCACTAACGGGGACAACCTTTTGGGGATGATTAAAGAAGGAAAAGGTAAAGTCACCAGATACAACAAGACAGGGAAAGAAATACAAAGCATAGAGAGGGACAACAAAGGACAGGAACTATATAGTTATCCAcactacatcacagaaaacattAATGGTGATATCTGTACATCCGATTTAATCAAACAGGCTGTAGTGGTAGTGAAAAAATCAGGACAACACAGGTTCTCCTACACAGGTCAGGGGTCAGAGTTTTACCCCCGGGGAGTGTGTACTGATCGCCTGGGTCACATCCTGATGTGTGATATTTACAGTAACACAGTTCATCTCTTGGACCAGGACGGTCAGTTTTTGTGTCTCCTTCTCAAACAACAACAAGGGGCATGGTCTCCCTGTAGTGTATGTGTGGATGATGAGAACAATCTTATTGTGGGACAATGGAAAACCAACACCCTGACAGTATACAAGTATTTACAGTGATGATGTAATGTTACAACAAAACCAAACTGTTTTATAAACCAATTTACTATCAAATTTAGCTTTTAGATTTTAAGGCATGATTTGTTCAGCtatcaattattatttaaattttgtttttaatacatatacatgcataccATTTATTCAAACCATACCACTCAAATACAAGTTGAAAAAGTGTTCACTAAATTACATGTGATTAAATTCTATTAGAAATTATGCATGAAAGAGGCATGCCCAATTTGACCATTATCTACTATAAAATCTATTcttcaatattaatttttctaaggaataataattttgtaaatatttcataatagcATCAAATGCGATATATTAAGCACTTTTTCTGGAATAGccaaaaatatgtttcttaagTAACATGAATATCAAACTTATAGAAAGCATTTTTATCCACCAAACTTTCTAAATATCAAAACAGACATTAATGACCATATTTGAGAAATAGattgacaataaaaaaagatatatttaactgTCTCTGGTTCTAAAGAACCTACTGAACATAGTGAGGGATTTTTAATTGGTGTTAGTACTTAATTTCTGTGAATAATTCTCgagataaaatatatcaatcttGAATATTTTGTAGCAGATCTATGGTTAAAATGAACTGTTTCCAGTTAAGATATAAAGGTGAATTAAAACCGTTAGCCCATATGTTTTGACTTATCTGAATCTACAAATAGGTCTATGCTGTGATTTTGCCATAAGGGATCTTTAATGATCCGCCCTCCTTTTTTACACATGCAAAGTATTTTAACAGATTCAGATTGGTATGGCTTGATTattaattaaggatataaatatcaactatttttaagtgaagaaaaaaattcataaattttacaTCTAAAATTTGGTTagtttcctatatctttatagagcttttctattatataaatatctcaAAACAGTCTAAATATGACCACTGCCATCGAGCTCTCTTACGCTCTATGATTCTACCCTCAGTTctatcaacattttttgtattaaaaaacttacattacaataaacatttgcaatttaaaatgtttactttttacttaaaaagaaacaaaaagtcCAGGGGACACATTGTTAAATGGCAGTTAGACAAAACAGTGCaataaagtctattacaaaaaTATCTGGACATCTTTTATAAGTATGAATTGAAGTTCGTTTGCTCagatttttatgttaaatatgGATCCCCTTATGAGGAGTCTGATATGTTCTAGGTTAGAGATGTTCAGTTCCAACGATAAAATATTAACACCTTATCGCAAGTCTTGCATTTTTATTTCGCAAATGATAGCAATGAAGTTTTTCAGAGGAAGATGTGTAAACACTTATTTGTGGGTTGAAACATACTGACCTGTGTCAAATGTTTTCTAAACCTAACCTCGAGCGAGGATGTGCATTTATTTTAAGGATAAGTAAGAAAAGGTATTTTCCTGTTATAATTTTGCTCTCCTTGCTTGCTGGgcaaaacatgttttactgtGCTGTTCAGTCTGTGCATTATCTCTGTGGACTCTTAAATAAGATATCTAACAATTTTGCTTATAGGGGGATTCATAGttaggatatatttttttaatcatgataattCGCTTCTACAGGTATTTAGACTTTTAAGTTAATTTGTCATTAGACACATAAGCCACTAGacttattataatattaatttttctatctatttaagatattgattatataacatatttaaaaaaaaaatcttgtttttctTGATCTtctatttttgagaaaaaatatgtgCAAAGTAGATATACCAAGAATATGATTTCTAATCTGGGCTGCCTAAGACAAAGAAATTAATGTGTAGTAAATTTGGCTAACtataatacaaaattttatactTATGTTTGGCAGAGTGAAGCAAAAGAGAACAGAACttgatttgaaaagtttgaatCTACAATGTCTACCTAAAATGTTTCTACTCAAGTTTTAACTTTTCAAGTTACATTTAAAATTAGCAAAATTCAAACCATTTCTCATCAAATGGTTGAAGAaaggacaccaatgaacccccttcatatttttttcagatttttagatcttcaaaataagtctgtagctgcgcagttcgacagctgttttaAGTAATTTTAAAGGCATCGTCCTGTTCTTGTAtacatacttttcaaacaaaaagacATGTGGGAACTCATATTCAtcgcttttatatcttttggcaacatgtTTGGCCAGTTTTGGGCAGAAATAAGCCagtttaagaaatgtttacattcttatcctcaaatgtacaagatagCCGCACATCCTCCTTACACATtgcacatgtacacatgtaacaGGCTGTTTGACATGGGTGATTCCTTTGTAAAGGAAATAACTCTAAATCAATACATACTGCTTTCGTGCACTTCCTAAAGTAAGGAGAACAGGCTCAGCTTTAATCAACTTTCATCATCTGAATTCCAAATCTCAAATCTAATCTGGTGTTCAAGCTTAAATCTATACATTGTACTttagaaaattcaaattgacagtggaaaaatctcaaaatgttGGTGACCTCGGGACTGATGACATTTCATCATTactgtttaaacatttttttgtaaagatttCTATTCTAAATTTGCACTGTCATAGCTGTTagaagtatttacatttttcttcattAGGTGACGTGCGTGAATCCTTTCATTGCAAATGGTCTactttttcaatatacatgtatgagtttattcaatttcaaacatgtgtacttttaaattagttaataaatatacaaatcaCACAATGTGTTAGACATCTCTCCAACACAATGTTTTAccaatttctttcattttcgtCACATcaagttttaaattatatatactgttatttaaaaaatgttttcaaaaatagaaGCAGAAAACTTTTtgacatgattttttaaaattgtgttatcTTTCATCAAAACTTTCAAATGTGCTTAAAACTTCGTATTTGTAGAATTTAAAAGCAACAAAAGAGATGAGGTTATTGAAGAAGCATGTCTGTTGATTACAATCAAAATAGAACCCCAaccaacaaatttatttttattgaatttccgTTTTAGTAACAATAGATAACATGTTCCTTATGCTTCGATACAAAATGTTGAAGATTTCCCATGTCAgaacacatacacataaaatatatcttttctGACAGCAAAATCATTATGTAACACATTGTAATTGAATTTAGGAATAATAATACTACTAAACACTGcaaattttctctttttccaATACATATAAAGCTTCTACACGATTTCACAATTGCCAACCCAATTGTTTCTAATAATAaacacttatttttatatactgcAGCTTTAAAGGACAGTTGACACAATCACCAAATGATTGAACAACAAGATGGATtgtaaatgtaaagaaaaaattgctgCTGATTTTTCTTGCGACTCCTATCAGTTTTACGGCTTTAGCTGCAACATTAAGCTGATAAGGCACGTGACCTTAATAGGCATCTCTGAAGCCTCTGAGATCGGAAACCTTTGTTGCAAATGTCAAGGTCGACTAACACTCCACATTTGCTGTATCCTTAAAGCACATGGATTTCTAACTTGCTCGAATCTAAAACCTAAAGTCAATAAATCTTGCTAATTGATATTTAACGTCTGAGAACTCTATACCTAAACATGAATCATTCTAAGCTTAGAAACGCAATTTTTTGTACCCGAGGCAAATATGAACTGGGTTAAAAATGGTGAACTGttaaagttgttttaaattGATCAATGGGCATCATGTGGGAAAAATATGTGTCAGAGTTTGGATTTCTAAAAGATATTTGCTTATCAATATTTGAAATCATTATTGCTAAAAAAAGGATTTTCGTCAACACAAAGAAAGTGATAATGTATAACGACTTAGCATTTTCTTTACCAGAAATATCACAGGA
This genomic interval carries:
- the LOC128162770 gene encoding uncharacterized protein LOC128162770, with protein sequence MAYSELQVPDTAQHYLVCGFEDCENNCLFYCNPCHQPLCEQCRDKHEKSPDTRNHEVVSYRHRKNQFPVEKCRDHPTKDIDILCDECNVPLCSKCSTLLVHKGHSFTDLETIYTEKSVACRQKIHKIQAYFIPTAKRLQSEIKLYATEITKIMDSIRTFMRDEAKSLKTLVEEVTSDNIEQVNKMEGSIWKMLHSQHKTYHDYICYLEDLVKKFHGYLSSTQLQNNPIIFPLTEHLTIQSIPDTATPIPPVFTAGRYSKEDVVKLLGRITVPQTKPEKTNLKAMEIASTHIKPTGKQMREGRENSDVKQTLSLSSSVTKVREYGEPGVDRIQHITLGKSSSLWVSDYCSNIVQTDQKGNQLQRIHTKDVRYVGNLTITQDGDLIYTDKHNKVINRITLNNTITEFIKTGDWTPLSIHSSRTNGDNLLGMIKEGKGKVTRYNKTGKEIQSIERDNKGQELYSYPHYITENINGDICTSDLIKQAVVVVKKSGQHRFSYTGQGSEFYPRGVCTDRLGHILMCDIYSNTVHLLDQDGQFLCLLLKQQQGAWSPCSVCVDDENNLIVGQWKTNTLTVYKYLQ